One Thiocapsa sp. genomic window carries:
- the sdhA gene encoding succinate dehydrogenase (quinone) flavoprotein subunit gives MSTPNVIVIGGGLGGLWATLRIADAGFPITLFSLFEVKRSHSVCAQGGINAVLDTKGQHDSIRQHIIDTIKGGEYLANQPPVKAMCEDAPGLIHTFERMGVTFSRTPEGLLDQRLFGGVKNKRTCFAGASTGQQLLYGVDQQVRRLESEGKVVKHEWWEFLSLLLDADGVCRGIVAMDLNSLEVRAFTADAVVVASGGMGQLYAPKSTTSTNSTGAAASRCYRQGAWMANAEFFQFHPTAMMGHDKNRLMSEAARGEGGRIWVPKTPGDRRPPKTIPEAERFYFLEEFFPAYGNTVARDEAARAIWTVTRQMGLGIGGDGGDRVYLDLTHLDAAFIGARLGAILEIYRKFAGVDPMTEPMEIFPAAHYGMGGLWVDFERSADGGIQPDSPRNHATNIPGLYACGECDYAYHGANRLGANSLLSASYSGRVAGESVVSYLKGLAVDRGGLAPAIPQAEVACQQGINAELMRAEGADTPYLIQKELGALMTTKVGVVRSNPELTSALGEIQVLQERLGNARLGESSTWANQSLAFARQLGDMIELAAVVAQGALARDECRGAHYKPAFHIPIPEGTFAGDPEFEAYRDRWHANNAQWLKTTIAEHTRDGPKLSYQEVDLSVYAPTEPRDYR, from the coding sequence ATGAGCACGCCGAACGTCATCGTCATCGGCGGCGGCCTGGGCGGGCTTTGGGCGACCTTGCGGATCGCCGACGCGGGTTTTCCGATCACGCTCTTCTCGCTGTTCGAGGTCAAGCGCAGTCACTCGGTCTGTGCTCAGGGCGGCATCAATGCCGTGCTCGACACCAAGGGGCAGCACGACTCGATACGTCAGCACATCATCGACACCATCAAGGGTGGCGAGTATCTGGCGAATCAACCCCCGGTGAAGGCCATGTGCGAGGATGCACCGGGCCTGATTCACACCTTCGAGCGGATGGGCGTGACCTTCTCGCGCACGCCCGAGGGGTTGCTCGATCAGCGTCTCTTCGGCGGCGTGAAGAACAAGCGGACCTGCTTCGCCGGTGCCAGCACCGGGCAACAGCTCCTCTACGGCGTGGACCAGCAGGTGCGCCGGCTGGAGTCCGAGGGCAAGGTCGTCAAGCATGAGTGGTGGGAGTTTCTGTCCCTGCTGCTGGATGCCGACGGCGTCTGTCGCGGCATCGTGGCGATGGATCTGAACAGCCTGGAGGTGCGCGCCTTCACGGCCGACGCGGTCGTCGTGGCGAGCGGCGGCATGGGCCAGCTCTATGCGCCCAAGAGTACGACCTCGACCAACTCGACCGGCGCCGCGGCGAGCCGCTGCTACCGGCAGGGCGCCTGGATGGCCAACGCGGAGTTCTTCCAGTTCCATCCCACGGCCATGATGGGGCACGACAAGAACCGGCTGATGAGCGAGGCGGCGCGCGGGGAGGGCGGGCGCATCTGGGTGCCGAAGACGCCCGGCGACCGGCGTCCGCCCAAGACCATCCCGGAGGCCGAGCGCTTCTATTTCCTCGAGGAATTCTTCCCGGCCTACGGCAACACGGTCGCCCGCGACGAGGCGGCGCGTGCCATCTGGACCGTCACCCGACAGATGGGTCTCGGCATCGGCGGTGACGGCGGCGACCGGGTCTATCTCGATCTCACGCACCTGGATGCGGCCTTCATCGGCGCGCGCTTGGGCGCCATCCTGGAGATCTATCGCAAGTTCGCCGGTGTCGATCCCATGACCGAGCCGATGGAGATCTTTCCGGCGGCGCACTACGGCATGGGCGGTCTCTGGGTCGATTTCGAGCGTTCCGCCGACGGCGGGATCCAACCCGACAGCCCGCGCAATCATGCGACCAACATCCCCGGCCTCTACGCCTGCGGCGAGTGCGATTACGCCTATCACGGGGCCAACCGACTGGGTGCCAACTCGCTCCTCTCGGCGAGCTACTCGGGACGCGTCGCCGGGGAATCGGTGGTGAGCTATCTCAAGGGTCTGGCCGTTGATCGCGGCGGGCTGGCCCCGGCGATCCCGCAGGCCGAGGTCGCGTGCCAGCAGGGGATCAACGCCGAGCTGATGCGGGCCGAGGGCGCGGACACGCCTTATCTGATCCAGAAGGAGCTGGGCGCGCTGATGACGACCAAGGTCGGCGTGGTGCGCTCGAACCCCGAGCTGACATCCGCCCTCGGCGAGATTCAGGTGCTGCAGGAGCGTCTGGGCAACGCGCGCCTCGGCGAGTCCAGCACCTGGGCGAATCAGAGTCTGGCCTTTGCGCGCCAACTCGGCGATATGATCGAGCTGGCTGCAGTCGTGGCCCAAGGCGCACTGGCCCGTGACGAGTGCCGCGGTGCCCATTACAAACCCGCGTTTCACATCCCGATCCCCGAGGGCACCTTCGCGGGCGACCCCGAGTTCGAGGCGTATCGCGACCGCTGGCATGCGAACAACGCGCAGTGGCTCAAGACCACCATCGCCGAGCACACCCGGGACGGACCCAAACTCAGCTACCAGGAGGTAGACCTGAGCGTCTACGCGCCGACCGAGCCGAGGGATTATCGATGA
- a CDS encoding succinate dehydrogenase — protein sequence MSASIDNPHFVLRRLHSLLGLLPVGAFLIFHLWENSQSRFGAEHYNEHVVAALKGMNYLPLMEIFVIALPLLFHAGYGLAITAQMRAELARYSYARNRLYWMQRISGIGILLFLLMHVGMTRIAGFWDPSVSDDLFAHMQALLSQPWMLGLYLVGLLLSVFHLANGLASMAIVWGLTTSVRAQRLFGWICVLLGLLLAAMGIHGLMGFLS from the coding sequence ATGTCCGCATCCATCGACAATCCGCATTTCGTCCTGCGTCGTCTGCACTCCCTGCTTGGTCTGCTCCCGGTCGGCGCCTTCCTGATCTTTCATCTCTGGGAGAACTCCCAGTCGCGCTTTGGCGCGGAGCACTACAACGAGCATGTCGTTGCGGCGCTCAAGGGCATGAATTATCTGCCCTTGATGGAGATCTTCGTGATCGCGCTGCCGCTGCTCTTCCATGCCGGCTACGGGCTGGCGATCACGGCCCAGATGCGTGCGGAGCTCGCGCGCTATAGCTACGCGCGCAACCGGCTCTACTGGATGCAGCGAATCTCCGGCATCGGCATCTTGCTCTTTCTGCTGATGCATGTCGGGATGACGCGCATCGCCGGGTTCTGGGACCCGAGCGTGAGCGATGATCTCTTCGCCCACATGCAGGCGCTGCTGAGCCAGCCCTGGATGCTCGGACTCTATCTGGTCGGTCTGCTGCTCTCGGTGTTTCATCTGGCCAACGGGCTCGCCTCGATGGCGATCGTCTGGGGGCTCACGACCTCGGTTCGCGCGCAACGTCTGTTCGGTTGGATCTGTGTTCTGCTCGGTCTGTTGTTGGCGGCCATGGGTATCCATGGCCTGATGGGGTTCCTGTCATGA
- a CDS encoding ATP-binding protein has translation MSPSDRNQPKPPKSLLRLVGRAIADFRMIGEGDRILLGVSGGKDSLSLLQILKHLQTYAPVRFDLAVLTVDPQVPGFDPEHLKDYYARLGVTWFYEQQPLMDQAKEHMDGDSFCAYCSRMKRGIMYRICREQGYGVLALAQHLDDLAESLLMSLFHGGQLRTMKAHYRNNEGDVRIIRPLVYCRERQTADYAERAGLPIVPDSCPACFSMPTRREHMKALLAREEAEHSHLFANILHAIKPIMVEGELPGEPPAASLRLPASSGGRRRSVASIMDGGRKPTSHT, from the coding sequence ATGAGCCCCTCCGACCGCAATCAGCCCAAACCCCCGAAGTCCCTGCTGCGTCTCGTCGGCCGCGCCATCGCGGACTTCCGCATGATCGGCGAGGGCGACCGTATCCTGCTCGGCGTCTCGGGCGGGAAGGATTCGCTCTCCCTTCTGCAGATCCTCAAGCACTTGCAGACCTACGCCCCGGTGCGCTTCGATCTGGCGGTGCTCACTGTGGATCCGCAGGTGCCGGGATTCGATCCGGAGCACCTCAAGGACTACTACGCACGCCTGGGCGTGACCTGGTTTTACGAGCAGCAGCCCCTGATGGATCAGGCCAAGGAGCACATGGACGGCGACTCCTTCTGCGCCTATTGCTCGCGGATGAAGCGCGGCATCATGTATCGCATCTGCCGCGAGCAGGGCTACGGCGTGCTCGCTCTGGCCCAGCATCTCGACGATCTGGCCGAGAGTCTCCTGATGTCGCTCTTCCACGGCGGCCAACTGCGCACCATGAAGGCCCATTACCGGAACAACGAGGGCGACGTGCGCATCATCCGCCCGCTGGTCTACTGCCGCGAGCGCCAGACCGCCGACTATGCCGAGCGCGCCGGCCTCCCGATTGTCCCGGACTCCTGTCCCGCCTGTTTCTCCATGCCCACCCGTCGCGAGCACATGAAGGCCCTGCTGGCCCGCGAAGAGGCCGAGCACAGCCATCTCTTCGCCAACATCCTGCATGCGATCAAGCCGATCATGGTTGAAGGCGAGCTGCCCGGGGAGCCGCCAGCCGCCAGCCTCCGGCTCCCAGCCTCCAGCGGTGGTAGAAGGCGATCGGTCGCGTCGATCATGGACGGTGGCCGGAAGCCGACATCTCACACCTAG
- a CDS encoding metallophosphoesterase family protein, giving the protein MGSGAAGAIARIPGRSLRLAILSDTHGDLDARIEQLVTTCDLAIHGGDIGNADILARMQPGLGRVFAVFGNNDVSRQWPERDHDLLRQLPEWIELALPGGCLVVIHGHQGPARDRHARLRARFPTARAIVYGHSHRLVLDMETAPWVLNPGAAGRTRTYGGPSCLLLIAGETEWQVEVHRFAFLATRRSKVPALHRQGSRPAKTTRL; this is encoded by the coding sequence ATGGGCTCCGGCGCTGCGGGGGCGATCGCTCGGATACCCGGCCGCAGCCTGCGGCTCGCGATCCTGTCCGATACGCACGGCGATCTGGATGCGCGCATCGAGCAGTTGGTCACGACCTGCGATCTGGCGATCCACGGCGGAGACATCGGCAACGCCGATATCCTCGCCCGGATGCAGCCCGGCCTGGGACGCGTCTTCGCCGTCTTCGGCAACAACGATGTCTCGCGCCAATGGCCGGAGCGCGATCATGACCTCTTGCGCCAGCTCCCGGAATGGATCGAGCTCGCGCTGCCGGGCGGTTGCCTGGTCGTGATCCACGGTCATCAGGGTCCGGCGCGCGACCGCCATGCGCGGCTGCGCGCCCGCTTCCCGACCGCACGGGCGATCGTTTACGGGCACAGCCATCGGCTGGTGTTGGACATGGAAACGGCGCCCTGGGTGTTGAATCCGGGCGCCGCCGGTCGGACTCGAACCTACGGCGGACCTTCTTGTCTGCTTTTGATTGCCGGCGAGACCGAGTGGCAGGTCGAGGTCCATCGGTTCGCCTTCCTCGCAACCCGCCGTTCCAAGGTCCCGGCTTTGCACCGCCAAGGTTCACGGCCCGCAAAGACGACCCGCCTATGA
- a CDS encoding zinc-dependent alcohol dehydrogenase family protein has protein sequence MKAIEMRETGGPAVLQRVDRPRPEIGGPDDILVRLKAAGVNPVDSKIRNNGPLLPNGLPAVLGCDGAGVVEAAGAAVTRFKPGDEVWFCWGGIGGPVGNYAEYILLDNHLAQAKPRAIGFVEAAAAPLVLLTAWEALHDRARLVEGQRVLIHAGAGGVGHVAIQLAKAAGARVCTTVSSPEKADFVHALGAEYCINYKDEDLVESVMDWSEGQGVDIALDTVGPEVFRKTIPAMAHYGDLVTILDPGPDLDLKEARVRNLRISLELMLTPMLRDLPRARTHQGEILRRCAKLIDQGDLRIHVSETFPLAQAQEAHKRIETGHVTGKLALTMD, from the coding sequence ATGAAGGCAATCGAGATGCGCGAGACCGGCGGGCCGGCCGTTTTGCAACGGGTCGATCGGCCGCGTCCCGAGATCGGCGGGCCGGACGATATCCTGGTCAGGCTCAAGGCCGCCGGCGTCAATCCGGTGGATAGCAAGATCCGCAACAACGGACCTCTATTACCGAATGGATTGCCGGCCGTCTTGGGCTGCGACGGGGCCGGCGTGGTCGAGGCCGCCGGCGCGGCGGTGACACGCTTCAAACCGGGCGACGAGGTCTGGTTCTGCTGGGGCGGGATCGGCGGTCCGGTCGGCAACTATGCCGAGTATATCCTGCTCGACAATCATCTGGCGCAGGCCAAGCCGCGCGCGATCGGCTTCGTGGAGGCCGCCGCGGCGCCGCTGGTGCTGCTGACCGCTTGGGAGGCGCTGCACGACCGGGCGCGTCTCGTGGAAGGCCAGCGCGTCCTGATCCACGCCGGTGCGGGCGGGGTCGGGCATGTCGCCATCCAGCTCGCCAAGGCGGCGGGTGCGCGCGTTTGCACGACCGTGAGCAGCCCGGAGAAGGCCGACTTCGTCCATGCGCTCGGCGCCGAATACTGCATCAACTACAAGGACGAGGATCTCGTCGAGTCGGTGATGGATTGGAGCGAAGGGCAGGGCGTGGACATCGCGCTGGATACCGTCGGCCCCGAGGTCTTCCGCAAGACCATCCCGGCGATGGCGCACTACGGGGATCTGGTGACTATTCTGGATCCGGGGCCGGATCTGGATCTGAAGGAGGCCCGCGTGCGCAATCTGCGGATCAGTCTGGAGCTGATGCTCACCCCGATGCTCCGCGATCTGCCGCGGGCACGCACCCATCAGGGCGAGATCCTGCGCCGCTGCGCCAAGCTGATCGACCAGGGCGACCTGCGCATCCATGTCTCGGAGACCTTCCCGCTCGCGCAGGCTCAGGAGGCGCACAAGCGCATCGAGACGGGGCATGTGACCGGCAAGCTCGCGCTGACGATGGATTAG
- a CDS encoding bifunctional GNAT family N-acetyltransferase/carbon-nitrogen hydrolase family protein — MSSTAKTKHPKPPLIVRNARVKDIPHIRSLVSRVYRASGMGTYSRAMLLGQIHNFPEGQFVAEYEGTIVGYCATFLINGDVALQPHTWNEITGGGYASRHDPNGDYLYGMEVCVDPDYRGLRLGQRLYDERKKLARSWDVKGIVFGGRIPSLGKRLRRYGTPDAYLEEVKANRLRDPVLTFQMRNGFEVLGLLPRYLPEDKESEGYAVHLVWRNPNAPDEKEEQRAKSYGGRLPDTVRVATVQYMQRRVGSFEEFTDLVRYFVDVTADYRADFVVFPELFTLQLLSMEDQELSPAESIEALTKYTEPLKEALRDMAVRYNINIIGGSHPTRMPNGRVENVCYVCLRSGEVHEQPKIHPTPNEVYWWNIEGGHSLNAIDTDCGPIGVLICYDAEFPELGRHLVDQGANIVFVPFCTDERQSYLRVRYCAQARAIENQCYVAMSGNVGNLPKVHNMDIQYAQSCILTPCDFPFARDGIAADTTPNVETVAFADLRLEALRAARNSGTVQNLKDRRHDLYTTVWRER; from the coding sequence ATGTCCAGCACGGCCAAGACCAAGCACCCGAAACCGCCCTTGATCGTGCGCAATGCCCGCGTCAAAGACATCCCTCATATCCGTAGTTTGGTCTCGCGCGTCTATCGGGCAAGCGGCATGGGAACCTATTCGCGGGCGATGCTTCTCGGCCAGATCCACAACTTCCCCGAGGGGCAGTTCGTCGCCGAATACGAGGGCACGATCGTCGGCTACTGCGCCACCTTCCTGATCAACGGCGATGTCGCTCTCCAACCGCACACCTGGAACGAGATCACCGGGGGCGGCTACGCCTCGCGACACGATCCGAACGGCGACTATCTCTACGGCATGGAGGTCTGCGTCGATCCGGATTATCGTGGGTTGCGTCTCGGCCAGCGGCTCTACGACGAACGCAAAAAGCTGGCCCGCTCCTGGGACGTCAAGGGCATCGTCTTCGGCGGGCGCATCCCCTCGCTCGGCAAGCGCCTGCGCCGGTACGGAACCCCGGACGCCTATCTCGAGGAGGTCAAAGCGAACCGATTGCGCGATCCGGTGCTGACCTTCCAGATGCGCAACGGCTTCGAGGTCTTGGGACTGCTGCCGCGCTATCTGCCCGAGGACAAGGAATCCGAGGGTTATGCGGTTCATCTGGTCTGGCGCAATCCCAATGCTCCGGACGAGAAGGAAGAGCAGCGCGCCAAGAGCTACGGCGGACGGCTGCCCGACACCGTGCGGGTCGCAACCGTGCAGTACATGCAGCGACGGGTCGGCTCGTTCGAGGAGTTCACCGATCTGGTGCGCTACTTCGTCGACGTCACCGCCGACTATCGGGCCGACTTCGTGGTCTTCCCCGAGCTCTTCACCCTGCAGCTGCTCTCGATGGAGGATCAGGAGCTCTCGCCCGCCGAATCGATCGAGGCCCTGACCAAGTACACCGAGCCGCTCAAGGAGGCGCTGCGCGACATGGCGGTGCGCTACAACATCAACATCATCGGCGGCTCGCACCCCACGCGGATGCCCAACGGTCGCGTCGAAAACGTCTGCTATGTCTGTCTGCGCAGCGGCGAGGTGCACGAACAACCCAAGATCCACCCGACCCCGAACGAGGTCTACTGGTGGAACATCGAGGGCGGCCACTCGCTGAACGCGATCGACACCGACTGCGGCCCAATCGGTGTGTTGATCTGCTACGACGCGGAGTTTCCCGAGCTCGGCCGTCATCTGGTCGATCAGGGCGCCAACATCGTCTTCGTGCCCTTTTGTACCGACGAGCGCCAGTCCTATCTGCGCGTGCGCTACTGCGCCCAGGCCCGCGCGATCGAGAACCAGTGCTACGTCGCCATGTCCGGCAACGTCGGCAACCTGCCGAAGGTCCACAACATGGACATCCAGTACGCCCAGAGCTGCATCCTCACGCCGTGCGACTTCCCCTTCGCGCGCGACGGCATCGCGGCCGACACCACGCCGAATGTCGAGACCGTCGCCTTCGCCGATTTGCGCCTCGAGGCCCTGCGTGCCGCGCGTAACTCGGGGACAGTCCAAAACCTGAAGGACCGCCGGCATGATCTCTATACGACCGTGTGGCGGGAGCGTTGA